One Candidatus Acidiferrales bacterium genomic window, AGCGCACGCTTCCGGCGCTGCCGTGCCGCTCCACAAAGCTCGCGCTCCGCAAGCTCGTCCGGTTCCCGCGCCGGAGTCCGAGGAATCGCGCCGTGAGGCCCGCGCCTCCGCTACTCTAGCCGCCGCGCAGAACACTCTGCGCGTTGATGCCACGCGCATCGACACGGTTCTCAATCTCATCGGCGAACTCATCATCGGCAAATCCATGCTGCATCGCACCATCATCGAATTCGACAAGCATCACGCCAAGGATCCCTTGCGCAGCCGTTTCGCCGACGCACTCGCATTTCAATCCCGCGTCCTCGAAGACCTGCAGCGCTCCGTGATGAAAATCCGCATGGTTCCCGTCGAACAGCTCTTTCGCCGTTTCCCGCGCATCGTCCGCGATGTCTCTCTAAACTGCGGACGCGACGTCGCTCTCGAAATCGCCGGCGAGCATACTGACCTCGACAAGGGCATTCTCGACGCGCTGGCCGAGCCGATCGCTCATCTGGTTCGCAACGCCGTCGATCACGGAATTGAAACTCCGGAAGAGCGCGAAGCCAAGGGCAAGCCGAAAAGCGGTGTTATTCGCCTCAACGCTTATCATCAGGGCAATCAAGTCGTCATCGAAGTTTCCGACGATGGCCGCGGCATCGACCGCAAAAAGCTCGTCAGCCGCGCCGTCGAGCGCGGTTCCATCTCTGCCGCCGAGGCAAGCAAATTCACCGAAGAAGATGCCACGCGGTTAATTTTCCAGCCTGGCCTCAGCACCGCGGATGCGGTGACGGAAGTTTCTGGCCGCGGCGTCGGCATGGACGCCGTGATCGGCGTTCTCGAGCGATTGAAAGGTACCATTGAAACGGATTCCATCCCCGGCCAAGGCACCACGTTTCGCATCTTCGTGCCTCTTACGCTTGCGAGTATTCAGGCGCTTCTCTTCAAGGTCACTGGTCATCTTTATGCCGTACCGCTCGCCAACGTTGTCGAAATCACTCGCGTCGCCGGTTCGGAAATTCATCGCGTCGATGATTACGAAGTCATTCGCCTTCGCGATCAGTTGCTCACTCTGGTTCATCTCGACCGCCTCACTGCGCAGAACGCCAAAGTGGCCTCCAGCAAATCATTCGTCATTATTATTGGGGCGGGCGAAAAAAAGTTTGGTCTCATTGTGGATAGTTTGATGGGTGAAGAGGAATTGGTCATTAAGGCCCTCGACGATCGTCTGTCATCCTCGGACTTCGTCAGCGGCGCATCGATTCTTGGCGATGGCACCGTCGTCTTGATTTTGAACATACCCGTCGTCGCCAGCCGGCTCGCTCGTTTGCCGGCATTGGGAGCGATCGCGTGAGCGAACCTATCCGTGTACTCGTTGTCGACGATTCGGCACTGATGCGCAAACTGATTCCGCAGATTTTGGAGCAGGATGGCTCGATCAAAGTGGTGGGCACTGCGATGGATGGTTCATTCGGCCTGAAAAAAATTGAAGAGCTCAAGCCCCAGGTCATTACCCTCGACCTCGAGATGCCCCGCATGAACGGTCTTGAGACCATGCGCGAGATCACCCGCCGCTTCCGCTTGCCCGTAATCGTCTTTAGCACGCATTCGCGCAATGGCGCTCGTGCCACATTAAAAGCCCTGTCTCTCGGTGCCTTTGATTTTGTCACCAAACCCAATGCCGCCTCCGCCGGCAACATACAGGAGATCGCTGAAGAGTTCGCCCTCAAGATCAAAGCCGCGGCCAAGGCCGGCTTCCCCAAAGTCATGATGGATGTTCTTCCGGCGCGCCCGAAAAGCACCATGCCGAAGGTCAATCGCTTTCGCCCGCCGACTCGTGTCATCGCCGTTGGTGTTTCCACCGGCGGGCCGAATGCGCTCGAATACATGCTCTCGCAAATTCCCGCGGATTTTTCGGGCTGCTTCCTCATCGCTCAGCATATGCCCGAAGGATTCACCGAAATGCTCGCTCGCCGCCTGGATGAATCGTCCATGATCAAAGTCCGCGAGGCTCGTTCGGGCGAACCTCTGATTGCCGGCCAGGCCTTGATCTGTCCGGGTAATCGCCACATTCACATTCGCCGCGCCGCCACCGGCCACATTGTCGTGCTTTCGGAAACCGCGCGCGTCAATGGCCACCGTCCATCCGCCGATGTCTTATTTCGCTCCGTCGCCAAAGAATTTGGCTCTCAGGCCATCGCTCTTCTTATGACCGGCATGGGCGACGACGGCGTTGATGCCATTCGTCTTATCCGCGACGCGGGCGGCCTCACGCTGGCCCAGGATTCTGGTTCGTGTGTCGTCGATAGCATGCCACGCAGCGCCGTCGAACACGGCTACATTTCCCGCGTCATCAGTCTCGAGGCGTTGCCCAATTTCTTGTATGTCCAGTGTCCGGAATTGCAGGAAGAGAGCAGTGAAGAAAATTCTGTAACCCCGAGGCATCTGCAATAGTTTGGCCGGAAGCTCCGGGCGCAACTGAGGAGAATGTTATGAAACCGTTTACGCCTTTGACTCGCAAGCAGAACAGCGGCCCCGTCCGCTATCTCGTGGTCGACGACTCCGTCTTCGCGCGAAAGAGTCTCGCCAAGATGATCGAATCCTTCGGCGGCGAACTGGCCGGCGAAGCCGGCGATGGCTGCACCGCCATCACCGAATATACTCGCACCAGCCCCGATATTGTTCTGATGGATATCACCATGCCCCAGATGGAAGGCATTGAAGCCGTCGAGCGCATTGTTCGCCAGCATCCCGAGGCGCGCATCGTCATGGTTTCTTCCGTCGGCTATCAGGACAACATTCTCGCGGCGCTCCAAAAGGGCGCACGGCATTTCGTGCAGAAGCCCGTCAAGCCCGACGTGCTCTACGAAATCATCCGTTACGTCCTGAACGACGAAACCGCCGCGCAAACGCCGGCGACGGTCGGAGAGGCACGCTCATGAAAATGCAACTCATTCAGCCGTTCATCAGTGCGGCAGATTCCGTCCTCGCTCATGCGCTCGATGGCCCCACGAGAATCGGCGATCTGACCATGGAAGAAGACGGTTACCGCCAGAAGGGCGTCGCCGCGGTTATTTCCATCAACGGTGAAATCGAAGGCCGCGTTATTCTGGACATGGATTCAGCCGCCGCCGTCCGTGTCGCTTCCGCGCTCGCGGGTTGCGAAGTCGACGCCTCCGAGCAGGTCGTCCGCGAAACCGTCTGCGAACTCGCCAACATGGTCATCGGCAACGCCGTCACGCTGCTCAACGACCGCGGCTATCAATTCAAGGTTCATCCGCCGGAAATTCGCTCAAACAAAGAAAACGTCCGCAGCACAGCCGAGACCGAAGCGATGGCCATGTATTTCGATACGCCCGCGGGGCGCATTTTCGTCAACATCGCCATGCGCTACAGCGCGCAGCGCCGTTCCGATAAGGCTCCTGCTCTCACGAACTAGTTTGTAGTGAATTTGTACCTGTGGCTCGGCTGAGAACAGCAGCAGCGCGAGCAGTCAAAGCGTCCGTAGCAACCCGCGAATTTCTAACCCGCCGATCAGTAGGTGTAAACTCCGAAGTCGTCAGAATCCCAGCCCCAATACGGGTCGCACCAATACGGATCCCAGTAGGGATCGCATCCGTATGCCGGATAGCCCCAGTCCAATCCCCAATAAGCTCCGGGCCATCCCCAGCCAAATCCCAATCCCCAACCGAAGTCGTCCCAATCGGAGTCGCCCCAACCATAACCACCCCAACCATAGCCACCCCATCCATAGCCGCCCCAACCATAACCACCTCGGCCAAATCGGCGTCCCCATCCGCGTCCAAATCCAAATCCTCGCATATTGCCGTTGCCGCCGCGGAAGCCTCTGCCGCCGAATCCTCCATTCAGGCCTCTGCCGCCTAGCCCTCTGCCATACGAGCGGTCAAAAATGCCCGGTGCGTTTCCTCCGAATCGGCCGCTTCCAAGCGGTGTGCTCCGCCCAAGGCCGAAATTTCTGGTACCGGAATTGCGTCCGCGAACGCCTCCAAAATTAGAAATCCCCCGGCCTGAAGAAACCGCGCGCGCATTTCCGGCGAAGTTACCTCGCGCCGCCCCAAACGAATGCCAATGGCCATCCGCCATCGCCGCGTTTCGAAGCCCTGCGGAACCAAAAGAATTCGCCGAGCGCCCGCTGCTTCCAAAGGAATGCCAGTGCCCGTCCGCTACAGCACCGCGTCCGCCAAACGATCGGCGTCCGTTCGCGAACCCGCGGCCCGCGCCACTCCTGTTGCCGAATCCGGATCCGCGATAACCGGAGGCGCCAAATCCTCGTGGCGAAAATCCGCGCCCGCCTCGATATCCCCCGCCGCCATACGCTCGTGCCCCGCCACGGGGTCCACCGTAAGATCCTCTGCCGCCAAATCCGCCACCGCCGCGATACCCTCCGCCTCCATGGAACCCGCCGCCAAACCCGCCACCGCCACGAAAGCCTCCGCCACCGCCGCCGCGATATCCGCCACCGCCACCGTGGAATCCACCACCGCCACCGTGGAATCCTCCGCCCCCACCGTGAAACCCGCCTCCGCCGCCATGAAACCCACCGCCTCCACCGTGGGATCCACCACCGCCATGTCCCCCTCCACGTTGTGCGAATGTTGGACTCGCAGCAAAAAACAGAAGGGCAAGCGAAGCACAAAATACCAACAGCGATTTTGCGATTGCGAATCTTTTCATGGCGGCTACCTCCGCCCGCGATACAA contains:
- a CDS encoding chemotaxis response regulator protein-glutamate methylesterase codes for the protein MSEPIRVLVVDDSALMRKLIPQILEQDGSIKVVGTAMDGSFGLKKIEELKPQVITLDLEMPRMNGLETMREITRRFRLPVIVFSTHSRNGARATLKALSLGAFDFVTKPNAASAGNIQEIAEEFALKIKAAAKAGFPKVMMDVLPARPKSTMPKVNRFRPPTRVIAVGVSTGGPNALEYMLSQIPADFSGCFLIAQHMPEGFTEMLARRLDESSMIKVREARSGEPLIAGQALICPGNRHIHIRRAATGHIVVLSETARVNGHRPSADVLFRSVAKEFGSQAIALLMTGMGDDGVDAIRLIRDAGGLTLAQDSGSCVVDSMPRSAVEHGYISRVISLEALPNFLYVQCPELQEESSEENSVTPRHLQ
- a CDS encoding response regulator, which translates into the protein MKPFTPLTRKQNSGPVRYLVVDDSVFARKSLAKMIESFGGELAGEAGDGCTAITEYTRTSPDIVLMDITMPQMEGIEAVERIVRQHPEARIVMVSSVGYQDNILAALQKGARHFVQKPVKPDVLYEIIRYVLNDETAAQTPATVGEARS
- a CDS encoding chemotaxis protein CheX; the encoded protein is MKMQLIQPFISAADSVLAHALDGPTRIGDLTMEEDGYRQKGVAAVISINGEIEGRVILDMDSAAAVRVASALAGCEVDASEQVVRETVCELANMVIGNAVTLLNDRGYQFKVHPPEIRSNKENVRSTAETEAMAMYFDTPAGRIFVNIAMRYSAQRRSDKAPALTN
- a CDS encoding chemotaxis protein CheA, with product MNFFPDERAAELRELFFESAQELLQELNEAGLELEARPDDAEIVRRVRRVVHTLKGDSAACGFQELSSLAHEMEDALAPQAVRGAKNSLVEVIFTAADTFQAMLAAYRKSLPPPTGDALREHIRQIASTPAKRPAAPAPAEAFSPKFDWNASQRDRISNALGHGECVFNIALQIDPSSGMRSAAFQLIRNVLEGVGSILAIHPSDVDSAEFAAHVEAALATEHSKSALAKKCRIPSVVADITVHQVSEAQEPSQDLLDVLLQAEAHASGAAVPLHKARAPQARPVPAPESEESRREARASATLAAAQNTLRVDATRIDTVLNLIGELIIGKSMLHRTIIEFDKHHAKDPLRSRFADALAFQSRVLEDLQRSVMKIRMVPVEQLFRRFPRIVRDVSLNCGRDVALEIAGEHTDLDKGILDALAEPIAHLVRNAVDHGIETPEEREAKGKPKSGVIRLNAYHQGNQVVIEVSDDGRGIDRKKLVSRAVERGSISAAEASKFTEEDATRLIFQPGLSTADAVTEVSGRGVGMDAVIGVLERLKGTIETDSIPGQGTTFRIFVPLTLASIQALLFKVTGHLYAVPLANVVEITRVAGSEIHRVDDYEVIRLRDQLLTLVHLDRLTAQNAKVASSKSFVIIIGAGEKKFGLIVDSLMGEEELVIKALDDRLSSSDFVSGASILGDGTVVLILNIPVVASRLARLPALGAIA